From Deltaproteobacteria bacterium, the proteins below share one genomic window:
- a CDS encoding cell filamentation protein Fic codes for MAENTPDQGALRKAGYAPLIEQYELNVIPNWHTSWVATGGMHRITSREGVVEEIYPSRYWPGDTLGDHLEFAVKYDGINLGILASLFQKIEQEEFLDYVRSKPTGKYARRLWFLYEFLTGRRLPLEDLDQGNYVDLLDPERYYAVVHARRVRRQRINDNLLGGSRFCPIVRRTDTLRHFEEADLPERCRKVVSGYPLGLLKRAVSYLYT; via the coding sequence ATGGCCGAAAACACCCCAGATCAGGGTGCGCTGAGAAAAGCCGGATATGCTCCGCTCATTGAACAATACGAGCTCAACGTCATTCCGAACTGGCACACCTCCTGGGTGGCGACTGGAGGAATGCATAGGATCACGTCGAGAGAAGGCGTGGTTGAGGAGATTTATCCTTCCAGATACTGGCCCGGTGATACGTTAGGGGACCACCTCGAATTCGCCGTCAAGTACGACGGCATAAACCTCGGCATCCTTGCCAGTTTGTTTCAGAAGATTGAACAGGAAGAGTTCCTGGATTATGTCCGGTCCAAGCCTACGGGGAAATACGCCCGACGGCTATGGTTTCTATACGAGTTTCTCACAGGGAGGCGCCTTCCGCTTGAAGATTTAGACCAGGGCAACTATGTCGACCTGCTTGACCCTGAGCGATACTACGCCGTGGTCCATGCCCGCCGCGTCCGCCGCCAGCGGATCAACGACAATCTGCTGGGAGGAAGTCGCTTTTGTCCAATAGTGCGCCGCACCGATACCCTCAGACACTTCGAAGAAGCCGATCTCCCCGAACGTTGCCGGAAGGTTGTCTCCGGTTACCCCCTGGGGTTATTGAAACGAGCCGTGAGTTATCTCTACACCA
- a CDS encoding ATP-binding protein, giving the protein MEPLKNPFHYGGKVSGENFWDREGEIRELLGDIRSHQHVIVFSQRRLGKTSLVLKVLEEAAKEGLVSVYVDLYPVSTLGELIEEYGRAIARALGPYEKARKLMRELFSRLHLTMGVDPAGNPQWSVGFDRSQEAESFEEVISALDRYLVRKGRNGVVVFDEFQQIIETDGDKTEKRLRSAIQMHGQVSYVFVGSKKHLLSDLFSNPNRPFYRIGKIFPLGRMPADEVRRIIREKFATVKVTLEDRAVEEIVETTECHPYYIQYLCHVLYDTLERQPIRPQDVPLAVEFLLQREATAYMNTWDLLTQRQRQALVILATSARGENPFRAEALRKFNISQPSVLVRALKSLIEKDLVDKEEGRYEIVDPFFKRWIKQYISQSEAL; this is encoded by the coding sequence ATGGAACCCCTCAAAAACCCTTTTCATTATGGGGGGAAGGTCTCAGGAGAGAACTTCTGGGATCGCGAAGGCGAAATCCGGGAGCTCCTGGGAGACATCCGCTCCCATCAACATGTCATCGTTTTTTCCCAGCGCCGCCTCGGCAAGACCTCGCTGGTCCTGAAGGTTCTCGAGGAAGCGGCAAAGGAGGGTCTGGTTTCTGTCTATGTCGATCTATACCCGGTTTCCACCCTGGGGGAGCTCATCGAAGAGTATGGCCGGGCTATAGCCAGGGCTCTCGGCCCCTATGAGAAGGCGAGAAAGCTGATGCGGGAGCTCTTCTCGCGGCTTCACCTGACCATGGGAGTGGACCCGGCCGGCAATCCCCAATGGAGCGTGGGGTTTGACAGGAGCCAGGAAGCGGAATCCTTTGAGGAGGTGATCTCCGCTCTCGATCGATATCTGGTCAGGAAAGGGAGGAACGGAGTGGTGGTTTTCGACGAGTTCCAACAGATTATCGAAACCGATGGTGACAAGACCGAGAAACGCCTCCGGAGTGCCATCCAGATGCATGGGCAGGTCTCCTATGTATTCGTGGGCAGTAAGAAGCACCTTCTCTCCGATCTCTTCTCCAACCCGAACCGACCCTTCTACCGAATCGGCAAGATCTTTCCCCTTGGCAGAATGCCGGCCGACGAGGTCCGAAGGATCATCCGGGAGAAATTCGCCACCGTAAAGGTAACCCTCGAAGACCGTGCCGTTGAGGAGATCGTCGAGACGACCGAGTGTCATCCCTACTACATCCAGTACCTCTGCCATGTTCTCTACGACACCCTGGAGAGGCAACCGATCCGGCCGCAAGATGTCCCTCTCGCTGTCGAGTTTCTCTTGCAGCGTGAAGCCACCGCATACATGAACACCTGGGACCTCCTGACACAGCGCCAGAGACAGGCTCTGGTCATCCTCGCGACGAGCGCCCGAGGAGAGAATCCCTTTCGGGCTGAGGCCCTCAGGAAATTCAACATATCCCAACCGTCGGTCCTGGTGAGGGCCCTGAAGAGCCTTATCGAGAAAGACCTCGTCGACAAAGAGGAAGGCCGGTACGAAATCGTGGATCCCTTCTTCAAACGATGGATCAAGCAATACATCTCTCAATCCGAAGCGCTGTGA
- a CDS encoding ATP-dependent Clp protease proteolytic subunit — translation MMKKDVAEKKGLDDYGIIFISGDIADGTAQSVCEKIIEMNITRSCDFIQLIINSHGGLCSAGFAIIDMMEWSRLPVYATGVGIIASMALAVFMAGEKGHRVVTPRTSVLSHRFAAFSYGNHSELVAKRKEEDLMHRRLLDHYIRHTGLKSEQEVLTKLLRDVDTWLTPQEAVEMGIADKIQYDQKMSHPAQARGGEKWEAFKNRQTYR, via the coding sequence ATGATGAAGAAAGACGTAGCCGAAAAGAAAGGGCTCGATGATTACGGCATCATCTTCATATCCGGTGATATCGCTGATGGTACGGCGCAATCGGTATGCGAGAAGATAATCGAGATGAACATAACCCGGAGCTGCGATTTCATCCAGCTCATCATCAACTCTCACGGGGGGCTTTGCTCGGCCGGATTCGCCATCATCGATATGATGGAGTGGTCCAGGCTCCCCGTTTATGCTACAGGCGTTGGCATCATTGCGTCGATGGCACTGGCCGTCTTCATGGCCGGCGAAAAGGGCCACCGGGTGGTAACGCCTAGAACTTCGGTCCTGTCACACCGGTTCGCCGCCTTTAGTTACGGCAACCACTCGGAGCTGGTCGCCAAGCGAAAGGAAGAGGACCTGATGCACCGGAGGTTGTTGGACCACTACATCCGGCATACGGGGCTCAAAAGCGAGCAAGAGGTGTTAACAAAACTCCTCAGGGACGTGGACACTTGGCTCACGCCCCAGGAAGCCGTGGAGATGGGCATCGCCGACAAAATACAGTACGACCAGAAAATGTCGCACCCGGCGCAAGCGAGAGGTGGGGAAAAATGGGAAGCCTTCAAAAACCGACAAACATACCGGTAG
- a CDS encoding ATP-binding protein: MTLLVECASLRRSIEVAETQHLTPNSFSGKAGAGTHLNMAGELDRGCKVSELKELLEETVKRYEAIRLVNEQRLALPASVRFPFEDLVEQCRLSRFEQSVVWLLFFKAVSPDFRQKYEDSAINTVGHETNPELYIGNLLQILCPGSLRDQLEARKYFSVDAPLLRYHLVKLGRDVEDCATILEVELELPQRVIGWITEDNNTYVVDSPFHVECPETSLSQVVLPQEDIGRVLALIENHDAYVQKRRELRLDETISYGRAIVVLEYGPPGTGKTLLARALSNHTGRPLVSFNKRSGYGNGAHHSGFAENVPKLFREAQLRKGIVFIDECERFCMKDTEELGQLLIELERTDAIVIMATNRPEKLAPALDRRFTLKMPFQMPDAGERRRIWQVHIPKDVPLAGDVDVEQLARTYPFAGGYIKNAVLAAINLALSRSAGKEFILQQEDLEKAAKFQERHVGGACRYREIVTPKIGLDDALISETAREALRRLVSMARNYQRMMGKWSWNERLVSNPAKGIKVLFHGASLDPSLQAVEAMAGELGVSINRVMLHRILDEDDEPNKSKVVELFSAFSGTGHLLVFIDSRGILEHLEGLYDGAVWELFESLARYDGIAVVVSRVEWMRLPGWADVFHEQISFERPAQNLRMDCWRRVLNGSLPLAKDVDVEKLAQDYDLSLEEIQAAVHRACLLMAAVDPRGPLNAKLLERAICLVRKKSKHRECLFG; this comes from the coding sequence ATGACCCTTCTCGTCGAGTGCGCTTCGCTTCGCAGGTCCATCGAGGTCGCGGAGACCCAGCATCTCACCCCAAACAGCTTTTCGGGAAAAGCAGGGGCTGGAACGCACCTGAATATGGCGGGAGAACTGGATCGGGGGTGTAAGGTCTCAGAACTGAAGGAGCTCCTAGAGGAAACGGTAAAGCGCTACGAGGCCATCAGGCTAGTGAACGAGCAGAGGCTCGCACTACCCGCGAGCGTCCGGTTCCCTTTTGAAGACCTAGTCGAGCAGTGCCGGTTGAGTCGCTTCGAACAGAGCGTCGTGTGGTTGCTGTTTTTCAAGGCGGTTTCCCCAGACTTCCGGCAAAAGTACGAGGACTCAGCCATCAACACGGTCGGCCACGAGACCAACCCGGAACTGTACATCGGCAATCTGCTCCAGATTCTCTGCCCCGGGTCCCTGCGGGACCAGCTCGAGGCCCGCAAGTACTTCAGCGTGGATGCCCCGCTGCTCCGCTACCACCTGGTCAAGCTGGGAAGAGACGTCGAGGACTGCGCCACCATCCTTGAAGTGGAGCTGGAATTACCGCAGCGGGTGATTGGCTGGATTACCGAGGACAATAACACATACGTGGTTGACAGCCCCTTCCACGTGGAGTGTCCAGAGACATCACTCTCCCAGGTTGTTCTGCCTCAGGAGGACATCGGTCGGGTGCTTGCACTCATTGAAAACCACGATGCTTACGTGCAGAAGAGACGCGAGCTTCGATTGGACGAAACCATCAGCTACGGGCGGGCCATCGTAGTCCTGGAGTATGGTCCGCCGGGGACGGGAAAGACGCTCTTGGCGCGGGCGCTCTCGAATCACACCGGCCGACCTTTGGTTTCCTTCAACAAGCGGAGCGGATACGGAAACGGGGCGCACCACAGCGGCTTTGCAGAAAACGTGCCCAAGCTCTTCCGTGAGGCCCAACTCCGCAAGGGCATCGTTTTCATCGACGAATGCGAGCGGTTCTGCATGAAAGACACTGAAGAACTCGGGCAACTCCTGATTGAGCTCGAGCGGACGGATGCCATCGTCATCATGGCCACCAATCGGCCCGAGAAGCTGGCACCCGCATTGGACCGCCGATTCACCCTAAAGATGCCGTTTCAGATGCCGGATGCTGGCGAGCGCAGGAGAATCTGGCAAGTCCATATCCCCAAGGACGTCCCCCTAGCCGGTGATGTAGACGTGGAGCAGCTCGCTCGTACATACCCCTTTGCCGGAGGATACATAAAGAATGCAGTGCTTGCGGCCATCAATTTGGCTCTTTCGCGAAGCGCTGGCAAGGAGTTTATCTTACAGCAGGAGGACCTGGAAAAGGCAGCAAAGTTCCAGGAGCGTCACGTTGGAGGAGCTTGTCGCTACCGAGAAATCGTCACTCCGAAAATCGGCCTGGACGATGCTCTCATTTCGGAGACTGCGAGGGAAGCCCTCAGGCGCCTGGTCAGCATGGCCCGGAACTATCAGAGGATGATGGGGAAGTGGTCCTGGAATGAAAGGCTCGTATCAAATCCCGCGAAGGGGATAAAGGTGCTCTTTCACGGTGCCTCCCTCGACCCATCCCTTCAGGCAGTCGAGGCCATGGCCGGGGAACTGGGTGTCTCCATAAACCGAGTAATGCTCCATCGCATCCTCGACGAGGATGATGAGCCCAATAAATCGAAGGTTGTAGAGCTGTTTTCCGCCTTTTCTGGAACGGGCCACCTTTTGGTCTTTATCGACAGCAGGGGCATTCTGGAACACCTGGAGGGTCTGTATGATGGGGCCGTGTGGGAACTCTTTGAGAGCCTGGCCCGTTACGACGGAATAGCCGTGGTCGTCAGCCGGGTTGAGTGGATGCGGCTTCCCGGTTGGGCCGACGTCTTTCACGAGCAGATTTCCTTTGAAAGACCAGCACAGAATTTGCGAATGGATTGCTGGAGAAGGGTCTTAAACGGCTCGCTTCCCCTCGCAAAGGACGTGGATGTGGAGAAGCTGGCCCAGGACTATGACCTTTCCCTGGAGGAGATCCAGGCTGCGGTCCATCGAGCATGCTTACTCATGGCTGCCGTGGATCCCCGTGGGCCCTTGAATGCCAAGCTCCTTGAGAGGGCCATCTGTCTGGTCAGGAAGAAATCCAAACACCGGGAATGCCTTTTTGGATAA
- a CDS encoding UvrD-helicase domain-containing protein: MPGYFGGKSGDSSSGVEKYEKILDENRLLTFGRIVSLAIERLESNPESLPGVRHLIVDEYQDINRAQEHFIS; the protein is encoded by the coding sequence ATCCCGGGGTATTTTGGAGGAAAGAGCGGCGATTCTTCATCAGGCGTTGAGAAATACGAGAAAATCCTAGATGAAAACAGACTTCTGACCTTCGGGCGGATAGTCAGCCTTGCAATCGAAAGACTGGAGTCAAATCCAGAATCGTTACCCGGTGTAAGGCACCTCATTGTTGACGAGTACCAAGACATCAATCGAGCCCAAGAGCACTTCATTAGTTAG
- a CDS encoding DUF2779 domain-containing protein produces MSIPPLSKSKFIAGIQCPLRLWYSVYAPELASEPTPAKQARLDNGRKVGALARGLFPRGVLVEEDHLHHEEAIRSTQAFLKSASVPAIYEGAFTFNHVKIRTDILERVRDGSWNLMEVKSATQVKEDHRYDVAIQYYVLNGFGFDLKSAGVLHLNKEYVYDGEELDLGALFRFEDLKGQVARIQEEVEAKLQDLKTMLGSGSPPVTNPSRHCSEPYDCEFYEHCRKKMPDHWVLQLSGIGKDKLSQLAEMGIHDIRDVPDSFPLSPVQLRIKRCVVRGREYIGPMLKTALSEREYPIHFLDFETISPPIPRYGNTRPHQKIPFQWSDHILSGGGSLDHREYLSVEDSDTREELASSLLEALGDRGDICTYTTYEKRVIAGLANHLPKYRNHLLTLLDRCWDLWGTIRKGYYHPDFHGSFSLKTVLPAVVPSMSYEVLAVQDGEYAGVEYLRMIDGETRFEEKEMIRKNLLQYCGHDTIGMLKIREELLKRCGA; encoded by the coding sequence ATGAGTATACCTCCTCTGTCCAAATCCAAGTTTATCGCAGGCATCCAGTGCCCCCTCCGGCTATGGTACTCGGTCTATGCACCAGAGCTTGCCTCCGAGCCGACCCCAGCCAAGCAAGCACGATTGGATAACGGTCGAAAGGTGGGCGCACTTGCCAGAGGTCTCTTTCCTCGAGGGGTCTTGGTTGAGGAAGATCATCTTCACCACGAAGAGGCGATTCGTTCTACGCAAGCTTTTCTCAAATCGGCCAGTGTCCCTGCGATCTATGAGGGGGCGTTTACGTTCAACCACGTCAAAATCCGCACTGATATTCTTGAAAGGGTGAGAGATGGATCATGGAATCTCATGGAGGTCAAGTCCGCCACCCAGGTAAAGGAGGATCATCGATACGATGTGGCGATTCAATACTACGTCCTGAACGGTTTCGGGTTTGATCTGAAAAGCGCAGGAGTCCTCCATCTGAACAAGGAATACGTCTATGACGGTGAGGAGCTTGATCTCGGGGCTCTGTTTCGGTTCGAAGATCTAAAGGGGCAAGTGGCCCGAATCCAGGAGGAGGTCGAGGCGAAACTGCAGGACCTGAAAACGATGCTTGGAAGCGGCTCGCCTCCCGTCACCAATCCCTCGAGACACTGCTCCGAACCATATGACTGCGAGTTCTATGAGCACTGCCGAAAGAAGATGCCGGATCACTGGGTACTCCAACTGTCGGGAATAGGGAAGGATAAACTCTCTCAACTGGCAGAAATGGGGATTCATGACATCCGGGATGTTCCAGATTCCTTTCCCCTTTCTCCAGTTCAACTGCGGATCAAGCGTTGTGTTGTTAGAGGCAGAGAATACATCGGACCTATGCTCAAGACCGCTCTCAGTGAGCGTGAGTATCCTATCCATTTCCTGGATTTTGAGACCATCAGTCCTCCGATCCCTCGATATGGGAACACTCGTCCTCATCAAAAGATCCCTTTCCAGTGGTCGGACCATATCCTCTCAGGAGGTGGCAGTCTGGACCACAGGGAGTATCTCTCCGTGGAAGACAGCGATACAAGGGAGGAATTAGCCTCTAGCCTCTTGGAAGCGCTCGGTGACCGGGGTGACATTTGCACTTACACAACCTATGAGAAGCGGGTGATTGCCGGGCTTGCCAATCACTTACCGAAGTACCGGAATCATCTCCTCACCCTCCTCGACAGATGCTGGGACCTCTGGGGCACCATAAGAAAAGGTTATTACCATCCTGACTTCCACGGATCTTTTTCTCTGAAAACCGTTCTTCCTGCCGTTGTGCCCTCCATGTCTTACGAGGTGCTGGCTGTTCAGGATGGGGAATATGCCGGAGTGGAGTATCTCCGAATGATCGACGGCGAGACCCGATTTGAAGAGAAGGAGATGATCCGAAAAAATCTTCTTCAATACTGTGGGCACGACACCATTGGTATGTTGAAAATCCGAGAGGAGCTTCTCAAGCGTTGTGGTGCCTAG
- a CDS encoding NERD domain-containing protein: MAQMYPLDIECLPEATEGEKKVFRFIKAGARPDEGFICWYEPNIDGHRPDFVLFGKEFGLLVLEVKDWEAWQIRRGDAHFFTVCFSGQDHQETNPEKQAKRYADRLMQLLRRVPSLRERDGKHQGKLKVPVARAVVFTNISEEEYTRCSFQRLIPRDKVLLKDDLDPCSEISCDPSGGAFRKRIGPMFPFPFQGSTNPELDRIKETVWPEISLNLPPRDGSGRTRFQTEVRRLDQNQARIALKLKRGHQIIKGPPGSGKTLVLVHRCCRLRKHDPRVKRVLFVCYNIALVSYIKRLIMENGVGLGDGVEVCHFYDLCSRILDEKIDYDRKDSRYYQDCIDLALDAVGSGQSHVEPFDAVLVDEGQDLSDQMVRAVLGLLKPGGDLVIALDPYQDIYKRKSSWKALGIQAKGHTRYLKKVYRSTREIFEFTQRFIGQDPAAFQQASLPFESAMHGPEPELIRLPGHKELEDLLVRDVYSQIKKGEFKRSEIAIIYDDKAYGPGGFQYDPRHSPRELVAKLEGAGIPTKWPSRDIHAKEEFDITTDRVTVISIHSAKGIDFDLVYLVGMDGLNVSDATRGQIIKTVYVAMTRAKYRLVIPYVHENELIDRIKCGGKNFPGMRRLKRQETG; encoded by the coding sequence GTGGCTCAAATGTATCCATTGGACATCGAATGCCTTCCTGAAGCCACAGAGGGCGAAAAGAAGGTATTCAGATTCATCAAAGCAGGGGCCCGTCCTGATGAGGGCTTTATTTGCTGGTACGAGCCGAACATCGACGGCCACCGGCCCGACTTCGTGCTCTTTGGAAAGGAGTTCGGACTCCTTGTGCTCGAAGTCAAGGACTGGGAAGCCTGGCAAATCCGTCGTGGCGATGCCCATTTTTTCACGGTCTGTTTTTCAGGGCAGGACCACCAAGAGACCAACCCAGAAAAGCAGGCCAAGAGATATGCAGATCGGCTGATGCAACTTCTGAGACGGGTTCCCTCCCTCCGAGAGCGAGACGGCAAGCATCAGGGGAAGCTGAAGGTCCCGGTCGCTCGGGCTGTGGTCTTTACAAACATATCGGAGGAGGAATACACCCGATGCAGCTTTCAACGCCTGATCCCCCGGGACAAGGTCCTTCTAAAAGACGACCTTGACCCATGCAGCGAGATCTCGTGCGATCCCTCGGGAGGCGCATTTCGGAAGCGCATCGGGCCCATGTTCCCCTTCCCCTTCCAGGGCTCCACCAATCCGGAGCTCGATCGGATCAAGGAGACCGTCTGGCCCGAGATCTCGCTGAACCTTCCCCCAAGGGACGGTTCCGGTAGAACCCGTTTTCAGACCGAGGTGAGACGGCTCGATCAGAACCAGGCCCGTATCGCCCTCAAACTCAAACGGGGCCACCAGATCATTAAGGGCCCACCTGGAAGTGGTAAGACCCTCGTCCTGGTTCACCGGTGCTGCCGCTTGAGGAAACACGATCCAAGGGTCAAACGGGTCCTTTTTGTCTGTTACAACATCGCCCTGGTGAGTTACATCAAGCGCCTCATCATGGAAAACGGTGTCGGCCTTGGCGATGGAGTTGAGGTGTGTCATTTCTATGACCTTTGTTCCAGAATCCTTGACGAGAAAATAGACTATGACAGGAAAGACTCACGGTACTACCAGGACTGCATCGACCTCGCTCTTGACGCGGTGGGAAGCGGTCAGTCTCACGTCGAGCCCTTTGACGCGGTTCTTGTCGATGAGGGTCAGGATCTCAGCGATCAGATGGTTAGGGCGGTTCTGGGCCTCCTCAAACCCGGTGGGGATCTTGTCATTGCCTTGGACCCCTACCAGGATATCTACAAGAGAAAATCGAGTTGGAAGGCCCTCGGAATCCAGGCCAAAGGCCACACTCGCTACCTGAAAAAGGTCTACCGGAGCACACGGGAGATCTTCGAGTTCACCCAGCGGTTTATTGGACAGGATCCCGCGGCCTTCCAGCAGGCCTCCCTTCCATTTGAATCGGCCATGCACGGCCCAGAACCGGAACTCATACGGCTTCCAGGTCACAAAGAATTAGAGGATCTTCTCGTCAGAGACGTTTACAGTCAGATCAAGAAGGGCGAATTCAAACGATCAGAGATAGCCATCATCTACGATGACAAAGCCTACGGCCCGGGGGGGTTTCAATACGACCCGAGGCATTCCCCCAGGGAACTAGTCGCAAAACTTGAAGGGGCCGGCATCCCGACCAAGTGGCCCTCCCGGGATATACACGCGAAGGAGGAGTTTGACATTACCACCGACAGGGTCACCGTGATCTCGATCCACAGCGCTAAAGGCATCGATTTTGACCTTGTCTATCTGGTGGGTATGGACGGTCTGAACGTGTCAGACGCAACCAGAGGCCAGATCATCAAGACCGTGTACGTCGCCATGACAAGAGCCAAATACCGCCTGGTCATCCCATATGTTCATGAAAACGAATTGATAGATCGAATCAAATGCGGAGGGAAAAATTTCCCAGGCATGAGACGACTGAAGCGGCAAGAGACCGGATGA